The proteins below come from a single Paraburkholderia flagellata genomic window:
- a CDS encoding methionine ABC transporter ATP-binding protein: MMKWFGAARFIEAGPAAGEAARDADASQPAVVLENVGKTYAAGAHAALAGVDLQVARGEVFGIIGRSGAGKSTLLRLVNGLEKPTSGSVRVNGVDVGALDERALVALRRRIGMVFQHFNLLSAKTVHDNIALPLKIAGLPKAAIETRVNTLLELVGLSERHDAWPARLSGGQKQRVGIARALVHEPDILLCDEATSALDPETTRAILALLRDINRRLGVTIVLITHEMEVIRDVCDTVAVIERGEVVEQGPVWRVFGDPQHEATRALLHTPGHELPDDLAARICVSPQAGAHALFDVRFTGEAAQEPELAALAQAFGAQGVRFVHGGIERIQGRAQGRLVVSAPVQSVAEAASLAERARGYASRVEVLGYV, translated from the coding sequence ATGATGAAATGGTTCGGGGCGGCGCGCTTCATCGAAGCGGGACCGGCGGCGGGTGAGGCGGCGCGCGATGCCGACGCGTCGCAGCCCGCGGTGGTGTTGGAAAACGTCGGCAAGACCTACGCGGCGGGCGCGCACGCAGCGCTCGCGGGCGTCGATTTGCAGGTGGCGCGCGGCGAGGTGTTCGGCATCATCGGGCGCAGCGGCGCGGGCAAGTCCACGCTGCTGCGGCTCGTGAATGGGCTCGAAAAGCCCACGAGCGGCAGCGTGCGTGTGAACGGTGTGGACGTGGGCGCGCTCGACGAGCGGGCTCTGGTTGCGCTGCGACGGCGCATCGGCATGGTGTTTCAGCACTTCAACCTGCTTTCCGCCAAGACCGTGCACGACAACATCGCGCTGCCGCTGAAAATCGCGGGCCTGCCGAAAGCGGCCATCGAGACGCGCGTAAATACGCTGCTCGAACTCGTGGGGCTGAGCGAGCGCCACGATGCGTGGCCCGCGCGCCTTTCCGGTGGGCAGAAACAGCGTGTGGGCATTGCACGCGCGCTCGTGCACGAGCCCGATATCCTGCTGTGCGACGAGGCGACTTCGGCGCTCGACCCGGAAACCACGCGCGCCATTCTCGCGCTGCTGCGCGACATCAACCGGCGCCTGGGTGTCACCATCGTGCTCATCACGCATGAGATGGAGGTGATACGCGACGTTTGCGATACGGTCGCGGTGATCGAGCGCGGCGAGGTTGTCGAGCAAGGGCCGGTTTGGCGCGTGTTCGGCGATCCCCAGCACGAAGCGACGCGCGCGCTCTTGCACACGCCCGGCCACGAGTTGCCCGACGACCTGGCGGCGCGCATTTGCGTTTCGCCGCAAGCGGGCGCGCACGCGCTGTTCGACGTGCGCTTCACGGGTGAAGCGGCGCAGGAGCCCGAACTCGCCGCGCTCGCGCAGGCGTTCGGCGCGCAGGGCGTGCGGTTCGTGCATGGCGGTATCGAGCGGATTCAGGGGCGTGCGCAAGGACGCCTGGTCGTTTCCGCGCCGGTGCAGAGCGTCGCCGAGGCCGCGTCGCTCGCCGAGCGGGCGCGCGGCTATGCGAGTCGTGTGGAGGTGCTCGGCTATGTCTGA
- a CDS encoding methionine ABC transporter permease codes for MSDVWITELLEGIRDTLLMVGVSAIFALLIGIPIALLLVTTARGGILERPALNTTLGALVNAFRSTPFIILLVALLPLTRFLVGTTIGVWAAVVPLSIAAIPFFARVAEVSLREVDRGLIEAAQAMGAQRRHIVWHVLLPEALPGMLGGFTITVVAMIGSSAMAGAVGAGGLGDLAIRYGYQRFDTTVMVTVIVLLIAIVAAVQFTGDVLVRRLLRRT; via the coding sequence ATGTCTGACGTCTGGATCACCGAACTCCTCGAAGGCATACGCGACACATTGCTGATGGTCGGCGTATCGGCGATATTCGCACTCCTGATCGGTATTCCCATCGCGCTGTTACTGGTCACGACCGCGCGCGGCGGCATTCTGGAGAGGCCCGCCCTCAACACCACGCTGGGCGCGCTCGTCAATGCATTTCGCTCCACGCCCTTCATTATCTTGCTGGTCGCGTTGCTGCCGCTCACGCGCTTCCTTGTGGGCACGACGATCGGGGTGTGGGCTGCCGTGGTGCCGCTTTCCATCGCGGCTATTCCGTTCTTTGCGCGCGTGGCCGAAGTGAGCCTGCGCGAAGTCGATCGCGGCTTGATCGAGGCGGCCCAGGCCATGGGCGCGCAGCGCCGCCATATCGTGTGGCATGTCCTGCTGCCCGAGGCGCTGCCCGGCATGCTCGGCGGCTTCACGATCACCGTGGTGGCGATGATCGGCTCGTCGGCGATGGCGGGCGCGGTCGGCGCGGGTGGTCTCGGCGATCTCGCGATACGCTATGGCTATCAACGCTTCGACACGACAGTCATGGTCACCGTAATCGTGCTGCTGATCGCGATCGTTGCCGCGGTGCAGTTCACGGGCGACGTGCTGGTGCGGCGTCTTTTGCGGCGAACCTGA
- a CDS encoding acyl-CoA dehydrogenase family protein: MNEAQRPRGQEQNTRFTALLEALRANAAQRDLAGGHAAAEKQRIADAGLLTLAVPREFGGQFGKDGVRWSDIYATIRALARVDSALAHLLGFQCLQVASVELWGSAAQRTNWLHGTVEHRWWWGNAVNPIDTRLVAQPDKEGGWRLHGKKGFCSGTYGSQMMTVSAHDPATGSPVFAVVPTTRDGITVHDDWDPIGQRQTDSGTVSFENVAVRAAEVLQRPDTPRATLRTLVSQGVLTNLFVGLAEGALEEARAYVLANGRPWVNSGVQHVADDPFLQQRFGEMRVQSLAAAVLADRAGALLDAAWDEGDALATATRAEVSLAISEAKIVAHRAALQGGEQLFEACGARATGAALALDRFWRNARVHTLHDPLDYRLRDVGRFTLLREVPQPTLYT, encoded by the coding sequence ATGAACGAAGCACAGCGCCCACGCGGGCAGGAACAGAACACGCGTTTCACCGCGCTACTCGAAGCGCTGCGTGCGAACGCCGCACAACGCGATCTCGCAGGAGGGCACGCGGCGGCCGAAAAGCAGCGCATCGCCGACGCCGGACTACTCACGCTCGCCGTGCCGCGCGAATTCGGCGGGCAGTTCGGCAAGGACGGCGTGCGCTGGAGCGATATCTACGCGACGATCCGCGCGCTCGCGCGCGTCGACAGTGCGCTCGCGCATCTGCTCGGTTTCCAGTGTTTGCAGGTGGCGAGCGTCGAATTGTGGGGCAGCGCCGCGCAGCGCACGAACTGGCTGCATGGTACCGTCGAGCATCGCTGGTGGTGGGGCAATGCGGTGAACCCAATCGACACGCGACTCGTCGCGCAGCCGGACAAGGAAGGCGGCTGGCGTCTGCATGGCAAGAAGGGATTCTGTTCGGGCACCTACGGTTCGCAGATGATGACCGTGAGCGCGCACGATCCCGCCACGGGCAGTCCGGTGTTCGCGGTCGTGCCCACCACACGCGACGGAATTACGGTGCACGACGACTGGGACCCGATAGGCCAGCGCCAAACCGATAGCGGCACCGTGTCGTTCGAGAACGTGGCAGTGCGCGCCGCCGAAGTGCTGCAGCGCCCCGATACGCCACGCGCCACGCTGCGCACGCTAGTTTCCCAGGGCGTACTGACGAATCTCTTCGTGGGCCTCGCAGAAGGCGCGCTCGAAGAAGCGCGGGCCTACGTGCTGGCGAACGGCCGCCCGTGGGTGAATTCGGGCGTGCAGCACGTAGCCGATGACCCGTTCCTGCAACAGCGCTTTGGCGAGATGCGCGTGCAGTCGCTCGCAGCGGCGGTGCTGGCGGATCGCGCGGGCGCGCTGCTCGACGCTGCGTGGGATGAAGGCGATGCGCTCGCGACGGCCACGCGCGCCGAAGTCTCGCTCGCGATCTCAGAGGCGAAGATCGTCGCGCACCGCGCCGCGCTCCAGGGCGGCGAGCAGCTTTTCGAGGCGTGCGGCGCGCGCGCCACGGGCGCGGCGCTTGCACTCGACCGCTTCTGGCGCAACGCGCGCGTGCACACGCTGCACGATCCGCTCGACTACCGCCTGCGCGACGTGGGCCGCTTTACGCTCTTGAGAGAAGTGCCGCAGCCGACGCTGTACACTTGA
- a CDS encoding Nramp family divalent metal transporter yields MEFRLPTTATAPFCPSEVQGSIEVSPRAPFWKKFWQFAGPGLLVSIGYMDPGNWATDIEAGSRYGYSLLFVVVLSSLAAIALQCLSMRLGIVTQRDLAELSRERYSRPVALGQWVLAELSIIACDLAEVLGGALAFHLLLGCSLMVGVVLTAFDTLIVLGLKGKNFRSLEAIMAGLIATIGLGYVIQLALVKPHWPSVFAGAVPSWHAISSVEPLYLAIGILGATVMPHNLYLHSSIVQTRAVKRDHASLKQAIGLSRLDTIVSLLIALLINAAILILAAAAFHANGHTQVTDIEQAYKLLAPIVGTGAAAVLFAITLLASGQSSTFTGTVAGQVIMEGFLQMKIPCYQRRLITRVLALIPAFAGVALLGNGAVGKLLVASQVVLSLQLPFALWPLIRMTNDRALMGEFVNRLPTRLLAWFLFVVISVANLWLVWQTFSGN; encoded by the coding sequence TTGGAATTCCGGCTACCGACCACGGCAACGGCGCCTTTTTGCCCTTCCGAAGTGCAGGGCAGCATCGAGGTTTCGCCGCGCGCACCGTTCTGGAAGAAGTTCTGGCAATTCGCGGGTCCCGGTCTGCTGGTGTCGATCGGCTATATGGACCCGGGCAACTGGGCCACCGACATCGAGGCGGGCTCGCGCTACGGTTACAGCCTCCTGTTCGTGGTCGTGCTATCGAGCCTCGCGGCCATCGCGCTGCAATGCCTTTCCATGCGCCTTGGCATCGTCACGCAACGCGATCTCGCGGAGCTTTCGCGCGAGCGCTATTCGAGGCCGGTCGCGCTCGGCCAGTGGGTGCTCGCCGAGCTTTCGATCATCGCCTGCGATCTTGCGGAGGTGCTGGGCGGCGCGCTCGCGTTCCATCTGCTGCTGGGCTGCTCGTTGATGGTGGGCGTCGTGCTCACGGCGTTCGACACGCTCATCGTGCTGGGCCTGAAGGGCAAGAACTTCCGCTCGCTCGAGGCGATCATGGCCGGGCTAATCGCCACGATAGGTCTCGGCTATGTGATCCAGCTCGCGCTCGTGAAGCCGCACTGGCCTTCGGTGTTCGCGGGCGCGGTGCCGTCGTGGCACGCCATTTCCTCGGTGGAGCCGCTGTATCTGGCGATCGGCATTCTCGGCGCGACCGTCATGCCGCACAACCTCTACCTGCATTCGTCGATCGTGCAGACGCGCGCCGTCAAGCGCGACCATGCCAGCCTCAAGCAGGCCATCGGACTTTCGCGCCTCGACACGATCGTCTCGCTTCTGATCGCGCTCCTGATCAACGCGGCCATCCTGATTCTGGCCGCGGCGGCTTTTCACGCCAACGGGCACACCCAGGTCACCGATATCGAACAAGCCTACAAGCTGCTCGCGCCCATTGTCGGCACGGGTGCGGCAGCGGTGCTGTTCGCGATCACGCTGCTCGCGTCCGGGCAAAGCTCGACGTTCACGGGCACCGTGGCGGGCCAGGTCATCATGGAAGGCTTCCTGCAGATGAAGATTCCGTGTTACCAGCGGCGGCTGATCACGCGCGTGCTCGCGCTGATTCCCGCTTTCGCGGGCGTGGCGCTGCTCGGCAACGGCGCGGTGGGCAAGCTGCTGGTGGCAAGCCAGGTGGTGTTGAGCCTGCAACTGCCATTCGCGCTCTGGCCGCTCATTCGCATGACGAACGACCGCGCACTGATGGGCGAGTTCGTGAACCGGCTCCCCACGCGCTTGTTGGCGTGGTTCCTGTTCGTCGTGATTTCGGTGGCGAACCTGTGGCTCGTCTGGCAGACGTTCAGCGGAAATTAA
- the flhC gene encoding flagellar transcriptional regulator FlhC, with translation MTTRRSLTEDAQEVFRAIALIELGARMQVLESELTLSRDRMIRLYREIRGVSPPKGMLPFSADWYMTWLANIHASLFYNTYLFLKNEARCSHLDALTKGFRLYLEHCRHSGAEPALDLTRAWTLVRFFDADILQLTPCCRCGGKFVAHRHDLQHNVVCGACQPPSRAGKTKKAAAARRGAEQTESDLPAVVTSDGIAEAA, from the coding sequence ATGACCACGCGACGCAGCCTCACCGAAGACGCCCAGGAAGTATTCCGCGCGATCGCACTGATCGAGCTGGGCGCGCGCATGCAGGTGCTCGAAAGCGAACTCACGCTCTCGCGCGACCGCATGATCCGCCTGTATCGCGAGATCCGTGGCGTGTCGCCGCCCAAAGGTATGCTGCCGTTCTCGGCGGACTGGTACATGACGTGGCTGGCCAACATCCATGCCTCGCTGTTCTATAACACGTACCTGTTCCTGAAGAACGAAGCGCGTTGCTCGCATCTCGACGCGCTCACCAAGGGGTTCCGGCTGTATCTGGAACACTGCCGCCACAGCGGGGCCGAGCCGGCGCTCGACCTGACGCGTGCGTGGACCCTGGTGCGTTTTTTCGATGCCGATATTCTGCAGTTGACGCCTTGCTGCCGTTGCGGCGGTAAATTCGTCGCGCATCGCCACGACCTTCAGCACAACGTCGTGTGCGGCGCATGCCAGCCTCCATCGCGAGCCGGCAAGACGAAAAAGGCGGCTGCAGCGCGACGGGGCGCCGAGCAGACCGAGAGCGACCTTCCGGCAGTTGTAACGTCGGATGGCATTGCCGAGGCTGCGTAA
- the flhD gene encoding flagellar transcriptional regulator FlhD produces the protein MDRSSETLESIREINLSYLMLAQRMLREDKPVGMFRLGLSSELADLLGALSLAQIVRLASSDQLLCFFRFDDHAMLSALTQTSKHADVAATHAAILLAGQPAGQFA, from the coding sequence ATGGACCGCAGCAGCGAGACGCTGGAATCTATCCGCGAAATTAATTTGTCGTATCTGATGCTCGCACAGCGCATGCTGCGCGAGGACAAGCCAGTCGGCATGTTCCGACTGGGACTGTCGTCGGAACTGGCCGATCTGCTTGGCGCTCTGTCGCTCGCGCAGATCGTCAGGTTGGCCTCTTCCGACCAACTTCTCTGTTTTTTCCGCTTCGACGATCATGCGATGTTGTCGGCGCTTACGCAGACTTCAAAGCATGCTGACGTGGCGGCTACGCACGCGGCCATCCTGCTTGCAGGACAGCCGGCTGGCCAATTCGCCTGA